A section of the Triticum dicoccoides isolate Atlit2015 ecotype Zavitan chromosome 7A, WEW_v2.0, whole genome shotgun sequence genome encodes:
- the LOC119334344 gene encoding auxin-responsive protein IAA20-like — translation MELEMGLVSPYHAGSCGKRGSTEAFGVNKPTLTLLLRDDDDDDDGDRGKGEDGTGDARDCEMGTMAECKPCRRKRFVGWPPVKSAHRPRSCSNGGHVKVKMEGVPIGRKVDLSRHASYHQLQDTLRLMFPSSAHQGDPYAVIYEDGDGDWMLVGDVPWEEFSKSAKRLNILMSPPTTLAIVS, via the exons ATGGAGCTGGAGATGGGGCTTGTGTCGCCGTACCATGCGGGCTCGTGCGGGAAGAGGGGCTCGACGGAGGCGTTTGGGGTCAACAAGCCCACGCTGACACTCTTGCtgcgcgacgatgacgacgacgacgacggtgacCGCGGCAAGGGCGAAGACGGCACTGGCGATGCCCGCGACTGCGAGATGGGCACCAT GGCTGAGTGCAAGCCGTGCAGGAGGAAGAGGTTTGTAGGGTGGCCGCCGGTGAAGAGCGCGCACCGCCCGCGCAGCTGCAGCAACGGCGGCCACGTGAAGGTGAAGATGGAAGGGGTGCCCATTGGGAGGAAGGTGGACCTGTCCCGCCACGCCTCCTACCACCAGCTCCAAGACACGCTCCGCCTAATGTTCCCCTCCTCCGCTCACCAAGGTGATCCGTACGCCGTCATCTACGAGGACGGCGACGGGGACTGGATGCTCGTCGGAGACGTCCCGTGGGA GGAGTTTAGCAAGTCCGCCAAACGGCTCAACATCCTCATGTCGCCACCGACTACGCTTGCCATTGTTAGTTGA